One window of Thiomicrorhabdus lithotrophica genomic DNA carries:
- a CDS encoding sensor domain-containing protein — protein sequence MQNSKNRQININLIMLIMVFGIVFVSIFTYIPIYSNTFEQKTQQIKYDAQLQAILLNQMLSPVTETENKWRKQKETEKALKEIKTLWFQLNADKPEQELFLVHKNPKNNKTELVFSSKDDNPSPANADLIRLTMAMSLNGQHGVQSITDAFEKTVLVAYAPIIPKKWGIVIKYDQQSLIPPFIKAAGYTLFAALLISLISWLVLRLTFKALNNRTGVSEDRYHQLLINSLDWIWETDRNGNISYSSPQVFNILGYTEDEVQSKPFSAFFESQESKTSALVWQQKLMLNKAFNNLEISFYNKSKQIVHLLLSGHPILNKRKKLMGYRGIAQDISALKHREGKMINMAFYDSLTKLANRTHFIDRLRSHLKSQTPENSLRPSALLFIDLDGFKEINDNQGHETGDQLLKMIAQRMQNLARKTDLVGRLGGDEFVILIDYMEKTLPKDFQEKMDRYLSRLLEKINQPINLGGKLLTVGASIGVAIIPRDGKTVSDILNHADTAMYQAKAKGKNNYQFYDQNTQTAVDTRLKNSAELRKAIENNEFEIYYQFQFNTLTDTIFGMEAFIRWHHPETHKILAANEFLQLARETNNIIAIDKWVINTVAQHIAKLNKQGITLPPISINLSTEELEENSLPRMVEDTIKRNFISSEAIKIEITETSLLHDLEKSSRTLQQLRNLGVRVCIDNFGTGYSSLSYLHALPIETIKMDKSFIQNIATSHSDLQMCRTFIQLAKSLQLDIIAEGVQSSVQKDILQKEGCYLSQGFLFSHPAPLSKIIKYLQENPLALKN from the coding sequence ATGCAAAATTCAAAAAACCGACAAATTAACATTAACTTAATTATGCTTATTATGGTTTTTGGGATAGTGTTTGTCAGTATCTTCACCTACATTCCCATCTACTCAAACACTTTCGAACAAAAGACACAGCAAATTAAATATGATGCTCAGCTTCAGGCGATTCTATTAAATCAGATGTTAAGCCCTGTTACCGAAACTGAAAATAAATGGCGTAAACAGAAAGAAACTGAAAAGGCATTAAAAGAAATTAAAACTCTATGGTTTCAACTTAATGCTGATAAACCTGAGCAAGAACTTTTCTTAGTCCACAAAAATCCAAAAAACAATAAAACTGAACTGGTTTTCTCATCAAAAGATGATAATCCATCACCTGCAAATGCAGATTTAATTAGGTTGACCATGGCTATGTCACTAAATGGCCAGCATGGAGTACAAAGCATTACAGATGCTTTTGAAAAAACGGTTTTAGTTGCTTACGCGCCAATCATTCCAAAAAAGTGGGGTATTGTCATAAAATATGATCAACAGAGCCTCATCCCTCCTTTTATCAAGGCTGCTGGTTACACTCTATTTGCAGCACTACTCATTTCACTCATTAGCTGGCTGGTTTTAAGATTAACGTTTAAGGCACTCAATAATCGAACTGGGGTTTCTGAAGACCGTTACCATCAACTACTCATTAACTCCTTAGACTGGATTTGGGAAACCGATAGAAATGGTAATATTTCTTACTCTAGCCCTCAAGTATTCAATATCCTTGGCTATACAGAAGATGAGGTTCAATCTAAACCGTTTAGCGCATTTTTTGAAAGCCAAGAATCTAAAACCAGTGCTTTAGTCTGGCAACAAAAACTCATGTTAAATAAGGCATTTAATAATTTAGAAATTTCGTTTTACAACAAATCTAAACAAATCGTTCACCTTCTTTTGAGCGGCCATCCCATTTTGAATAAACGCAAAAAACTAATGGGCTACCGCGGCATCGCTCAAGATATTTCTGCGTTAAAACATCGTGAAGGCAAAATGATTAATATGGCCTTTTACGATTCTTTGACCAAACTCGCTAATCGTACCCATTTTATTGACCGTTTAAGAAGCCACCTTAAATCACAAACGCCTGAAAATAGCCTAAGGCCCTCTGCTCTGCTATTTATAGACTTAGATGGTTTCAAAGAGATAAATGATAATCAAGGTCATGAAACGGGTGACCAATTACTTAAAATGATTGCCCAGCGCATGCAAAACCTTGCTAGAAAAACCGATTTAGTTGGACGTTTAGGGGGTGATGAATTTGTAATTTTAATCGATTATATGGAAAAAACATTACCTAAAGATTTTCAAGAAAAAATGGACCGCTATTTAAGCCGTTTACTTGAAAAAATCAATCAACCCATTAATTTGGGAGGCAAGTTACTCACTGTCGGCGCTAGTATTGGAGTTGCTATCATTCCCAGGGACGGTAAAACCGTCTCGGATATATTGAACCATGCTGATACAGCAATGTATCAAGCAAAAGCCAAAGGTAAAAACAACTACCAGTTTTATGATCAAAACACTCAAACAGCCGTTGATACTCGTCTAAAAAACTCAGCTGAACTAAGAAAAGCAATTGAAAACAATGAATTTGAAATTTACTATCAATTTCAGTTCAACACTTTGACTGATACCATCTTTGGCATGGAGGCCTTTATTCGTTGGCACCACCCTGAAACCCACAAAATATTAGCTGCCAATGAGTTTTTACAACTAGCCAGGGAAACGAACAATATTATTGCTATTGATAAATGGGTAATAAATACCGTCGCCCAGCATATTGCCAAACTAAATAAACAAGGCATTACCTTGCCACCTATTTCAATCAATCTTTCAACAGAAGAATTAGAAGAGAACTCATTGCCAAGAATGGTTGAGGACACCATTAAACGAAACTTTATTTCCTCTGAAGCCATTAAAATTGAAATCACTGAAACCAGCTTACTGCATGATTTAGAAAAATCGAGTCGAACTCTACAACAGCTCAGAAATTTAGGCGTCAGGGTTTGTATTGATAATTTTGGTACAGGCTATTCTAGTCTTTCATATCTGCATGCTCTTCCTATCGAAACCATAAAAATGGATAAATCCTTTATCCAAAATATCGCAACGAGTCATAGTGATTTACAAATGTGCAGAACGTTTATCCAACTAGCCAAATCATTACAGTTAGATATTATTGCAGAAGGTGTTCAATCCAGCGTTCAAAAGGATATTTTACAAAAAGAAGGTTGCTATTTATCTCAAGGGTTCCTATTTTCTCACCCCGCACCATTATCAAAAATAATAAAATATTTACAAGAAAATCCATTAGCCCTAAAAAACTAA
- a CDS encoding heavy-metal-associated domain-containing protein yields the protein MTVSVAVENIKCGGCANGIKQKLTALQGVQNIEVDIEAGLVTCELDSQLNSDEMLSLVKAKLASMGYPEVGSLEGLKAAGAKAKSYVSCAVGKMTDSSSTSEDK from the coding sequence ATGACTGTTTCAGTTGCGGTAGAAAATATTAAGTGTGGTGGTTGTGCTAATGGCATTAAGCAAAAGTTAACAGCACTACAAGGTGTGCAAAATATTGAAGTGGATATTGAAGCAGGCCTGGTAACTTGTGAATTAGATAGCCAATTAAATTCAGATGAGATGCTAAGTCTGGTGAAGGCTAAGCTAGCTTCTATGGGCTACCCTGAAGTGGGAAGTCTAGAAGGTCTTAAAGCGGCAGGAGCGAAAGCTAAATCTTATGTCTCTTGCGCAGTTGGAAAAATGACGGATTCTTCATCAACATCAGAAGATAAATAA
- a CDS encoding PilZ domain-containing protein, protein MKPTKLTDSRCSERISINRTVEINNGSHPISIKMVNISNCGFGALASQVFQNGEILKVEFSLPGYEQNSKISLNAQVIHSTKVNNNFLIGLSFQDLTPHQKLVIKEFSNFHKRFDA, encoded by the coding sequence ATGAAGCCAACCAAACTAACTGACAGTCGATGCTCTGAACGAATTTCAATCAACAGAACCGTAGAAATCAATAACGGCTCGCATCCCATTTCTATTAAAATGGTTAATATTTCTAATTGTGGATTCGGCGCTTTAGCTTCTCAAGTATTTCAAAATGGCGAAATATTAAAGGTTGAATTTTCACTCCCAGGCTATGAACAGAACTCTAAAATCAGCCTTAACGCCCAAGTTATCCACTCTACAAAAGTTAATAACAACTTTTTAATTGGCTTATCGTTTCAAGACCTAACGCCTCACCAAAAGCTTGTCATTAAGGAATTTTCTAACTTTCACAAACGTTTTGATGCATAA
- a CDS encoding protein adenylyltransferase SelO has translation MAKSYTAKFQQNYIELPDSFYAKINPEAMQNASLIHYNKTLCDELGIELSEQVLFDMTTGQSFPEGLEPLAQKYTGHQFGYYNPDLGDGRGVLLGQITDNQKQNWDIHLKGSGRTPFSRRGDGRAVLRSAVREYLIGEALHALGVPTTRCLSICNSPEPVQREQIETRATYIRIAKTHIRFGHFEWLAQKGNIEEQQQLADHVIESVYPELKSITDSKERYGKLLKSITRNTASMIAGWQSVGFCHGVMNTDNMSVAGETFDFGPYAFLDDCQIHYICNHSDTEGRYAYSQQPNIGLWNCQVLGQAFSHLVDSDAIEAAIDTYIETFNQQYLQKMSAKFGLIQPEPEDKHFIADTLILMDQSKLDFHYFFTLLTHFDTEQHALFESYILDSKDWQVWQERYRKRISEQSEVERQACLKQNVPLVTLRNYIAQEIIEASLAGNVKPLENWMDWLTTPTKPNETLLSSTHKHYLKPPTACQKGLALSCSS, from the coding sequence ATGGCCAAATCTTATACTGCAAAATTCCAGCAAAACTATATCGAATTACCTGATAGTTTCTATGCAAAGATCAACCCTGAAGCTATGCAAAATGCATCGCTTATTCACTACAATAAAACCCTTTGTGATGAACTTGGTATTGAACTATCTGAACAAGTGCTTTTTGATATGACAACAGGCCAGTCTTTTCCTGAAGGTTTAGAGCCTTTAGCGCAAAAATATACTGGCCATCAGTTTGGTTACTACAATCCTGACCTTGGAGATGGACGTGGTGTTTTACTAGGCCAAATCACAGACAACCAAAAACAAAATTGGGATATTCATCTTAAGGGTTCGGGCAGAACTCCATTTTCACGGCGAGGTGATGGTCGTGCTGTTTTACGCTCAGCCGTTAGAGAGTATTTAATTGGTGAAGCTCTTCATGCTCTTGGCGTTCCTACAACACGCTGTTTAAGTATCTGTAACAGCCCAGAACCCGTTCAACGAGAGCAAATTGAAACCCGTGCGACCTATATTCGTATTGCTAAAACCCATATTCGATTTGGCCATTTTGAATGGTTAGCTCAAAAAGGCAATATTGAAGAACAACAACAGCTTGCTGATCACGTCATTGAGAGTGTTTATCCTGAACTAAAATCGATTACTGACTCTAAAGAACGATATGGCAAACTTCTAAAATCCATTACCCGCAACACGGCATCAATGATTGCTGGTTGGCAAAGTGTTGGTTTCTGTCATGGCGTGATGAATACCGACAATATGTCGGTAGCAGGTGAAACCTTTGACTTTGGCCCTTATGCGTTTTTGGATGATTGCCAAATTCACTATATTTGCAATCACTCAGACACAGAAGGTCGTTATGCCTATAGTCAACAACCCAATATTGGCCTATGGAACTGCCAGGTATTAGGCCAAGCGTTCAGCCACTTAGTGGATAGTGATGCCATTGAAGCCGCAATTGATACCTATATTGAAACCTTTAATCAACAATATTTACAAAAAATGTCCGCTAAATTCGGTTTAATTCAACCTGAACCTGAAGACAAACATTTTATTGCTGACACTCTCATTTTAATGGATCAATCTAAACTGGATTTTCACTACTTTTTTACCTTATTAACCCACTTTGATACTGAACAACATGCGTTATTTGAATCTTACATTCTGGATTCTAAGGACTGGCAGGTTTGGCAAGAGCGTTACAGAAAAAGAATATCAGAACAATCAGAAGTGGAAAGACAGGCCTGCTTAAAACAAAACGTGCCTTTGGTTACCTTGCGCAACTACATTGCTCAAGAAATTATTGAAGCTTCCTTAGCTGGTAATGTAAAGCCATTAGAAAACTGGATGGATTGGTTAACGACGCCTACTAAGCCAAATGAAACTTTGCTTTCCTCAACCCATAAACACTATTTAAAACCACCGACCGCTTGCCAAAAAGGCTTGGCGTTAAGTTGTTCATCATAA
- a CDS encoding PilZ domain-containing protein: MHNQNEQNPIYLTLVAKTFMTQLSYKTDRKAILIGKNAKAEAILIDLSMNEAGVITPRGAREGTQLELEFEVPALGEFTVLRLTTKVIHRHNSEDDIYLKLEFTGLSTHEELVLSDFLDYKQRLHEMGKKTYIQ; this comes from the coding sequence ATGCATAATCAGAATGAACAAAACCCAATCTACTTAACTCTAGTGGCTAAAACATTTATGACGCAATTAAGCTACAAAACAGATCGTAAAGCCATACTCATTGGTAAAAACGCTAAAGCAGAAGCCATTTTAATTGACCTATCCATGAATGAAGCTGGTGTAATTACTCCACGTGGAGCAAGAGAAGGTACTCAACTTGAGCTTGAATTTGAAGTGCCCGCACTTGGAGAGTTCACCGTTCTGAGGTTAACAACAAAAGTGATTCATCGACATAATTCCGAAGATGATATTTATCTAAAGCTTGAATTTACAGGTTTAAGCACACATGAAGAGTTGGTACTTTCAGACTTTCTAGACTATAAACAAAGACTGCATGAAATGGGCAAGAAAACATATATTCAATAA